The DNA window CTTGTACCACCCAATGTGTTCCAGCCCGCCCCAAGAGGTgctgtatatatttatttaatgtttctaTCCTTGGCTGGGGCGGGAGCTGCCTGGTGGCAGGAGCGGGAGCCTGGCTGAGTAGAGCCTTGTCCCACCGATGGATCGGCCCCTTGGAAGAAACAAATTTCTCTGTGTGAATTCTGCCCCAGCGGCTTGGCCCAGCCTGCAGGGCCCTGCTGCTGCCCGTCCCCGGTGTGTGTAGAATCAACCACCAGTGCAATTCTGTGTCCGTGAAATAAATATGGTTCTTGTCCAAGGATGCAGCTCTTCCTCTGCCCTGCGTGTGCTGGGGAGGCTTACGGAGAGCGAGGGCTGATTTGAGCTGAGCCCTTGCTCAGATATTGCCCTCTGTGCCTCTGGGGAAACCCCTGCCTGGCGCCAGGGGCCTGCTGGTGTCTTCCTTTTGTGGGGTTAACCCCACAGAACTCTTGCTCAACCTGCAAGGCGTTTGTTCCCCGAGCCCTCTCTGTGCTGTGGGAACAcagagctctgctttgctgcccagagcaggtaggaggctgctggagcaggcagcaggcagCTCCACGCTACCGCTGCTGGGCTTTTACCAGCGCTGGCACTGCCCCACGCGAGGCTTGCTGGAGCCACTGGCACAAGCTGGTTTGGGCCTTTTGGCTCCCATCGGCTTAGTCTAGTGCAGAGGGGAGCATAAAACATCCCTAGCCCCATTGTGCAGCTGGTGAGCTCCAGAAGAGCAGCGGAGCAAAACTTTTGTCCCTTCCAAGGCTGTCATCCAGCCAGGAGCTCCCTTGTGTCACTCAGCTGGGTGCTGGGGCTCTCCAAGGCTGCAGCGCCTCTGCATTCCTCGAGTGGGGACGCTTCCTGCTGGTTCTGCTCCCTTCTCACTGGTTGTGATGGTGGGGAAGCTGGCTGTGGATAGCTGGGCCTGCAGCTCTTCTGCTGTTTGGGGGAAGGGAAGAACAAGGTCCTCCTGGGTCTGCTCCACAGAGGGCCTGGAGCTGAGCCTGCTGCAGTCTACGACATCCACCATGAGGCCCTCGTCCCATGGTGCTGCCACTACTCCTTCACTGGGGGAGCATCTATCACCTGTTGCTGCTCAGCATCGGAGCAGATGCACATCTGGAGCTTCCCATCCTCTCTTTCCCCCTGAATGCAACAGGCTGGTGCAGTgatggggctgctggagctgcggAAGCATTCACACCTGATGATTTGTGCCCTTGGGCTGGGTCAGCTGCCTCTGCATGGCCTCTCCGAGCTCTGCCACTCTCCTGGTTCTGCTCCGCGTTGTCCTGTGTGTTCTGGAACAGCAGCATCTCAGCCTGAGGCACAGGAAGAGTGCTGCGGCAAAGCAAGGCACTGCTCCTGCCAGCTGCGCTGTCTGTCCTCTGAGACAGGAGCTCCACATGCCCCACATGACAGCAGGGACAAGCAGGGCCCTGCCTGCTCAGAAGAAAGGCTCTCGGGTGTATGCAGGGTTTTGCCTGTCGTGCGTGAAGGCCATTCCTCTGTCCCCTGGTGGTGCCACTGCTGTGGGCCAGAGACATTTGAAGCCGCTGGGAACTGCAGGGCTATCTCAGCAGACCCACACCCTATCTGTGGGGCTGCATTCAGGAAGGACACGTGCCAGGTTGGAGAGCCTGTGCTGGTGATagaggagctgctcctccaTGGGTTAATCGTTGTGCTGGTTAACAGCTTGCCTTTCAAGAACAGGGCTCGCTCTACCTTGCCAGCAATCTTTTGCTCTCAGAGATCTCCCTCTGTGAGGTGCTTCTCTGCCCTCCAAATCCCTCCTGTGTGTATCATGGCTTTGGCAGGGGAAGGGGCTCCAGGCTCACCCGTGGGCCTCTTGTGAGTACACGGGACCCACCAGGGCTGGTTTTATGGTACTGTGGGTGTCCCACATGCCCCCTCCCTCAGCTGGTGTGGTAAGGTGAGCACGCCCTGCATTCTCTTGTTCTAGGTGCTTGTGTTTGGGTTCTAAGACTTTGCTCTTGGGTGTGCTAAATACCTGCTGCTCAGGCATGGGGAAAAAGCTTCATCGGGTCTCCAGCATTTTGCACCTCATCTCGTTTAGGAGCAGCAGGAGTTGAAAGATGATTTGGTGACTTGTGTGTAAGTATTCATGGGGAAAATGCCACCAGCTAAAGAGCTAAAGGCTGAAGTTGGAGGGCTTTCAGCAGTGTTTGCTTGCTGGGGTGGAGCCGGGCTGGGCTGGTTGTGTACTGCTCTGATCTCTGTTGCAAAGTTGTCTTCCCACGGGAGCTGCCGTTAGGCAGAAAGAAAGCCCTCACTCAGGTGAGCGACCACACAGGGAGAGGTCTCGGAGGAGAGGAGCTGCCCAAAATGGGTGCTGATGCCATGTGGTGACTGGCAAGAAGGTAAAAGCTGTGGACGGTGCAAAAATTACTGGTGATGAGGTGAACTCTTGGTGGGACCAGACAGATCTTTCAGTTGTGCTGTTGTGGCAGGGGATGTAAAATTCATTGCTAGGAAACACCGAGAAACGTGGAAAGGCAAGGGGAAGGATGCATAAATAGGTTGTGATGGGTGCTGAGCCAGCACCAGTCCTTGAGGCCATGGAGTTGCCTTGGGTGGGTTGGTGACTGCGACAAAAGCACTTTGGGAAGGTGAGGAGAACCAGGAGACCCTGTCCTTGTATCCTGGGGCGTGTGGTGGGAGCTGGTGCCAGGCTTGGGGCCGATAGGGCTGAGCATCCTGGGGTGGAGAGGGGGGCATCGGGCATCTCGGGGGGCACTGGATATCCTGAGGGAGAAGTGTggcgggggttggggggtgggaCTGAGCATACAGGGGTGATGAGGAGACATCAAGCGGAGCAACCCAGAGAGGAGGAATAGAGGGGACGCTGGGCATCCTGAGGGAGGAatggggagaaagggaggcaCTGAGAATcctggggtgagggggggacAACGAGCATCCTGGAGGAGGAATAGAGGGGGTCACCGAGCATCTCCGGGGGCACTGATGTCCCAGAGGAGGAATAGAGGGGGAACTGAGCATTCCCAaggaggactgggaggggcactgagCATCCCCAGGTGGAATAGGGGGAAAGGGGGTACCAAGCATCCCGGGGTGAGGAGGAATAGATGAGGCGCCGAGCATCCCGGAGGAGGAGTGGAGGGGGGCTCTGAGCATCCCCAAGGGGTAAGGGGGGCACCGAGCATCATGGAGAAGGAATGGAGGGGGGCAGTGAGGATCCCCGGGTGGaatggggggggaaagagggtgCCAAGCATCGTAGAGGAGAGTGGAGGGGGACACTGAGCATCCccaaggggagaggggggcacCGAGCACCCCGGTGGAGGAAAAACAGAGGGGGCTCCGAGCATCCCTGGGGGGAAAGGTGGGCACCGATCATCCCGGGGTGAGGAGGGCATCCCGGAGTAGGCCTGGCGGGGGGAACGGAGCATCCccagggggggcagggggaagtGAGCATCCCGGCGCAGGCCTGGAGGGGAACACGGAGCATCCCCAGCGGGGCAGGGGGCAGGGAGCATCCCGGAGCAGGCCTGGCGGGGAGCACGGAGCATCCCTGGGAGGCCCGGCGGGGGCGGCCTTGTCCCCGCCCGGTGCGGCGGAGGCGGGGCCGGCGTGGGGCGCGGCCCGGTCTCCCTGCGGCGGTCGCGGCCCGGCCGGCAGgggccccgcagccccgggcATGGGAGCCCGCGGGCCCGCGGCCGAGCCTGGCGGAGGGacaggaggggcaggaggaggaggaggcggcgggggcCGCTGACCGGGGCCGCGGTGAGTGGGGACGGGCCCGGCCGGGCGGGGGAGGCCCGGGATGCTCCTCAGGGGTGGCACCGCCCCGgctctggggagggggggaaaagccTCTTTTTGAAGGTTGTTTCTCGGTTTTTAATAAGTTTTTGTGCGTgtcggggaaaaaaaacccaaagcaaactCGTGGGTGGGGGTCGGATGTGCGCCTTCTTCCAGACTGGGGATGTCCTGGAGCCCATGGGGATGAGCATCCCCTCCAAAATCAGCATCGCCCCCTTCTCCTGGCCTAGAGATGTCCTGCAAGGAGAAGAATGGAGCCCATGGGGATGAGCATCCCCTCCAAAATCAGCATCACCCCCTTCTCCTGGCCCAGGGATGTCCTGTGGGAAGAAGGATGGAGCCCATGGGGTTGAGTGAACCCTCCAAAACCAGCATCACCCCCTTCTCCTGGCCTAGACATGTCCTGCAAGGAGAAGGATGGGAGCCCATGGCGATGAGTAGCCCCTCCAAAATCAGCATCACCCCCTTCTCCTGGCCAATCCCTGGAGACAGCTCCTTAGCCCTGGGTtgctttcatagaataaccaggttggaagagacccaccggatcagcgagtccaaccattcctatttcATATCCTATTTCAGCCTCTCACACCCCGTGAAGACGCTGTGGTGGGGGGAGATGACATCATATTCCATAGCCCCCAGCGTAGCAGGTGTTTTTAAGCCCACTCATGTTCTTGGCCTTCCATGGCCGACGTTCGATGGAGTACTTCGCTTTTGTTCCTGTTGAGCATTGCTCTCTGCTCACCTTGTGGACTGCCCTGCTAAAGGGCCCCCAGAACGAGctattctttttctccagctcctcctggctgTTGAGACACCACCACTCTGTGTGCTGCCAGCTGCGAGGGGTTCTGGGGAGGGTTTCTGGCAGGCGCTGGGGGCAGACTAGTCCCTACATCAAGGTCTGTGCTTGGTGACAGGGTGCTGGTGACGGTAAGAAGGCTTGGGAGATAACAGCAAACCTGGCTTTTCTCCAGAAGGCAACTTTCTAGAACAAGCCTGGCTGTGGGGTTGGGGTCCTGGTGCATGCCAGGAGACCCCTGCCAGGGGGGACCCCACTTCGCATCCTGCAGAGAGTGTGGACACAGGTGGGGCATCGGGTTCAGAGCCTTTTCCAGCACCTCCCTGCCTGTGGAGGACTCCTGCCACCACCTCGCTTCGCTACCTATTGGGGATCGGCCCCGTGGCTGAGAGGGGGTAGCTGGAACAGGGTTGGACAGGGGGGgttctgctttgcatttctgaTCCCTTTGCAGCTCTgatccctgctcccagccagcGGCTCCTGGGGGGCCCCACCAGCTGGGTCTGGCAGCTGCCGGTGGGCTGATCCCAGGCCGTGGGACAGTTGTCAGCACCCTTGCGTCCTATTGCGCCTCTGCCAGGGGATCCTGCCACAGCTCCCTGTCTGCTGGGGTCCCCCGGGGTTATTGCCAGGGTCCCCAGAGCCTTGCAGTCCCTCGTGCCTGTCTCTTGTGGTTGCCTTGCCCTGTCTTAGTAGCTCCTGTGAGTTCAGGGACTCGGGCAGGAACCGGGGTGCACGGCCGTGCCCCCCAGCAGTGGTAGGGCTGGGAAGAGCCAGACGGTTTGGCTCAGCTGGGACTCTCCGATGACTCTCCCGGCTGCCTTCCCAGCAGGGCCCTGGCCTAGCTCCAAGTGTCATGTGGGAGATAAGGGGACCCTGGCTCCCAGAGGCTCCCAGTGGCCAGGACACCTTcaccagcaacagcagcaggagagaggacCCACGCCGCTGGCTGTAAGCCGAACCCCCCTCTGTGTGGCAGGGACCCCGTGCTGGCAGCCAGGACGTCCTGCTCAGCTGGGTGTCTGCCGTGCGGCTGCTCGCCTCACTGGGCACCCCGAGGAGGGCCCCTGCCAACACGGCACGCGCTGCCGGCCCCGTGTGGGTGCCGCTGCTGGGGCGCAGCACGAGGGGTGAGTCAGGACAGGGGGCAGGGAAATTGGGTGTCTCGGAAGGGGGTGGCTGGGGGGGTGCCTGCAGCGCCTTTGGATCTTTCCAGGCTGGTTGTGTTTTGGAGAGTGTGACTTTCTCCAAGCACCCAGCCTCCATGGAGACTCTTTGCAGCACCCATGGAGGGATCCTCACCCCCTGCTTGGGGGGTGTCTGCGATGGGGAGTGTGCCTGGCCTGGTTTTGGCCTTGGAAAGCAGGGAGGAGACTTGTTGAGTGGGCGTGGGGACCTCTGGCCTCTTCATGGCTGTGCCTTCAGAGCAGGGGTCTGAGCAGAGCAATGCTGTGGGTTGCCCTCTGGCAGACAGACCTGCGAGCCCATCACCTCCTCCTCAGGTCTGCGCTGCTCCCGCTGCCCTGATGTCATTGGGGCTGGGGTCTTGGGCTGGCAGTGTCTGAGCATGGGGTGTCTCAGCAGGATCGGGACCGTGGCTGGAGCCGCCCCGCTGCCCCACTGAGCGCACATGTCCACCTGCCCGTGCCCGGAAGATGACCAGGCTGCTCTTGGGGGTGACCCTGGAAAGGATTTGCAAGGCTGTGCTGCTACTCTGCCTGCTCCACTTCGTCATCATTATGATACTCTACTTCGACGTCTACGCGCAGCACCTGGACTTCTTCAGCCGCTTCAACGCCAGGAATGCCTCGCGTGCCCACCCCTTCTCCAACTTCTCCCGCCCCAACGGCACCGTCCCCAGCTACGGGCCAGCTGGTGCTGAGGCTCCGTCCCCCAGTGCCAAGCCCAGCCCCAACCAGTCCACGACCGAGAAACCCTTGCAGCCCTGCCAGGAGATGCCTCCCGGCTTAGGTGAGACACGTGGGGAGAGTGTGGGGGAGAACATGGGAATGGGGCAGGCATCCGTGGGTGGCATCCCTGGCCCCTGGACTCTCAATACGGTTTCCCAGCAGTCCCAGAGGTGGCAAAATGGAGAAACCCAAGCCTGGAACTGGTACAAGAACACCGGTTTCTTCAAATTTTGTTTGCCCAGTCTCTCTGCCCCTGTTTGGGCAGGGTTTTGGGCATCCTCTGCCCTCGGCAGTGACAGTCCCCCTTGCAGGTCCCCCTAGCAGGTCCCCCTCGCTGTTTGCTTTACAGGCCTGGCCGGGAGCAGCAGGTGACCATGACCTGGACTGTGTCCTGTCCTGCCGGCATCACCCTGCCCTCTCTTTTGCAGTTGGGCGCCTGCTCATTGAGTTCAGCTCTCCCATGAGCATGGAACGTGTGCAGCGGGAGAACCCTGACGTGCGCCTGGGTGGCAAGTACACCCCTCCAGACTGCCTGCCCAGGCAGAAGGTGGCCATCCTCATCCCCTTCCGGCACCGTGAACACCATCTCAAGTATTGGCTGCATTACCTGCACCCCATCCTGCGCCGGCAGAAGGTGGCTTACGGCATCTACATTATCAACCAGGTGAGCAGAGCAAGGGTGAGGGGTTAGTGGGGCTGCAGTGGGTGCTTGTGGGCATCGCTGAGCTCTGCCCCACAGTATGGCGAGGACACCTTCAACCGGGCCAAGCTGCTCAATGTGGGGTTCCTGGAGGCCCTTAAGGACGATGAGGAGTATGACTGCTTCATCTTCAGTGACGTGGACCTCATTCCCATGGACGACCGCAACCTCTACCGCTGCTATGAGCAGCCACGGCACTTTGCTGTTGGCATGGACAAGTTTGGATTCAGGTGGGTGCTTTGCGGGGCTGGGGTGTTTCCCTGGGTAGGGCTGGGATGACTGCCTGCCACCAGCCTCAGTGGTCGCCTGGGATAGGTGTGGTATGTGATATGGGATGGGAGAGGGCGCAGATGTGGGAAGTTGGCATAGAGGAGGGCTGATGCttgttcctgggggtccctgtggaGCTGGGTCCCACCCCTGCTTGTTGCTAGGGGTCCCTGTGGAGTTGGGTCCCATCCCTGCTTGTtcttgggggtccctgtggacCTGGGTCTCAACCCTGCCTGTTCCTGGAGCTGACCTGTTTGCTGTCACCCTGCAGGCTGCCCTACGCCGGCTACTTTGGTGGCGTCTCT is part of the Phaenicophaeus curvirostris isolate KB17595 chromosome 8, BPBGC_Pcur_1.0, whole genome shotgun sequence genome and encodes:
- the B4GALT2 gene encoding beta-1,4-galactosyltransferase 2, which produces MTRLLLGVTLERICKAVLLLCLLHFVIIMILYFDVYAQHLDFFSRFNARNASRAHPFSNFSRPNGTVPSYGPAGAEAPSPSAKPSPNQSTTEKPLQPCQEMPPGLVGRLLIEFSSPMSMERVQRENPDVRLGGKYTPPDCLPRQKVAILIPFRHREHHLKYWLHYLHPILRRQKVAYGIYIINQYGEDTFNRAKLLNVGFLEALKDDEEYDCFIFSDVDLIPMDDRNLYRCYEQPRHFAVGMDKFGFRLPYAGYFGGVSGLSKTQFLKINGFPNEYWGWGGEDDDIFNRISLNGMKVSRPDIRIGRYRMIKHERDKHNEPNPQRFTKIQNTKMTMKRDGISSLQYRLVEVSRQPMYTNITVEIGRPPPRLARG